Proteins encoded together in one Deinococcus sp. Marseille-Q6407 window:
- a CDS encoding DegV family protein, with protein MSVAIVTDSTADLSPGLCQRWGITSLPLTVHFGEQSYRDVKEITLPQVLERVRAGEKIPGTSQPAPGIFFQAYSELLQTHDAVVSVHVSRDLSGVAETAQLVAREFGDRVTVLDSRTATMPLGLLALRAAQAAAAGQNAAEIVSMLERLIPYAELRFSVESLEYLRQNGRIGGAAGLLGSVLNIKPVLTIQRGRIEPAAKFRGVRRAAESMVSDVLRMAERHGEMQVGYVVTPGGEELVELLRTGLAGGPVQELGTFMVGGVIGSHVGPGGFGLGALPLNVPV; from the coding sequence ATGTCCGTCGCCATTGTGACCGATTCCACAGCTGACCTTTCACCCGGCCTCTGCCAGCGCTGGGGCATCACCAGCCTGCCGCTGACGGTGCATTTTGGTGAGCAGTCATACCGCGACGTGAAGGAAATCACCCTGCCGCAAGTTCTGGAGCGCGTCCGGGCCGGCGAGAAGATTCCCGGCACCTCGCAGCCGGCGCCGGGCATATTTTTTCAGGCCTACAGTGAACTGCTGCAAACCCACGACGCCGTGGTCAGCGTGCATGTCAGCCGGGACCTGTCGGGCGTGGCAGAAACTGCCCAGCTGGTCGCCCGCGAGTTCGGGGACCGGGTCACGGTGCTGGACAGCCGCACCGCCACCATGCCGCTGGGCCTACTGGCGCTGCGGGCGGCGCAGGCGGCAGCGGCCGGGCAGAACGCCGCCGAGATCGTCTCAATGCTGGAGCGGCTGATTCCCTACGCCGAGCTGCGGTTCAGCGTGGAGTCGCTGGAATATCTGCGGCAAAACGGCCGCATCGGCGGTGCGGCGGGGCTGCTGGGCAGCGTATTGAACATCAAACCGGTGCTGACCATTCAGCGGGGCCGCATCGAGCCGGCGGCCAAATTCCGTGGGGTGCGCCGCGCTGCCGAGAGCATGGTCAGTGACGTGCTGCGGATGGCCGAGCGGCACGGCGAGATGCAGGTGGGCTATGTCGTGACCCCCGGCGGCGAGGAGCTGGTCGAGCTGCTGCGCACCGGGCTGGCCGGCGGCCCGGTGCAGGAACTGGGCACGTTCATGGTGGGCGGAGTGATCGGCTCACACGTGGGCCCCGGCGGCTTCGGCCTGGGAGCGCTGCCGCTGAATGTGCCGGTTTAA
- a CDS encoding secondary thiamine-phosphate synthase enzyme YjbQ: MWHQTELTLPPMRRGFHLITREIEAALPELRGIKVGLLHVFIRHTSASLCLNENASPDVRRDFEQFFSDLVPEEYPHYTHTDEGPDDMPAHLKAALLGPSLTLPVRDGQVHLGTWQGVFLCEHRNRGGARRLTLTLQGE; encoded by the coding sequence ATGTGGCACCAGACCGAGCTGACCCTGCCGCCCATGCGGCGCGGGTTTCACCTGATCACCCGTGAGATAGAAGCGGCCCTGCCCGAACTGCGCGGGATAAAAGTGGGCCTGCTGCATGTGTTCATCCGGCACACCAGTGCCAGCCTGTGCCTCAACGAGAATGCCAGCCCAGATGTGCGGCGCGACTTCGAGCAGTTTTTTTCGGACCTGGTGCCGGAAGAATATCCGCACTACACCCACACCGATGAAGGCCCCGACGACATGCCCGCGCACCTCAAGGCGGCGCTGCTGGGGCCTTCGCTCACGTTGCCAGTCCGGGACGGCCAAGTGCACCTGGGCACCTGGCAGGGCGTGTTTCTGTGCGAACACCGCAACCGGGGCGGCGCCCGCCGGTTGACCCTGACCCTGCAGGGCGAGTAG
- a CDS encoding PIG-L deacetylase family protein, which yields MRRLPEWKARTRRVRQALGRFWGWVRQHAVTLALVAALALAAYINLPDLADAGGEAAAQVAALPETSVPRRGERLLVLSPHPDDETLCCGGYIQRARAQGAEVYLAWVTAGDGFVIDAALTQRRLFPGRTGMRRLAARRQQEARDAAAALGVPAGHLTFLGYPDDGLTAMNSLNYTLPYTSPHTGASAVYLGGVQTPGAPFTGQALEADLNQLLDRVRPTRVLVAAPQDHHGDHHTLGFVAMRLLAQRGQEDRLTYWLVHGGVEWPLPKGEYPELPLRPAPLGRHLPWQRLDLTPEEQQHKREAIRAYRTQTAVLNRFMEAFDRRNELFSPRPLPGPVPQPVPTVTSEPAQP from the coding sequence ATGAGGCGTTTGCCAGAGTGGAAAGCACGGACCCGCCGCGTCCGGCAGGCATTGGGGCGGTTCTGGGGCTGGGTCCGGCAGCACGCGGTCACCTTGGCCCTGGTGGCGGCACTGGCCCTGGCGGCCTATATCAACCTGCCGGACCTGGCCGACGCGGGCGGTGAGGCGGCGGCGCAGGTGGCGGCCCTGCCCGAAACCAGCGTGCCGCGCCGCGGCGAGCGGCTGCTGGTGCTCTCGCCGCACCCGGACGATGAAACGCTGTGCTGCGGCGGCTACATTCAGCGCGCCCGCGCCCAGGGCGCCGAAGTCTACCTGGCCTGGGTCACCGCCGGCGACGGCTTTGTGATTGACGCGGCCCTGACCCAGCGCCGACTGTTTCCCGGCCGCACGGGGATGCGGCGGCTGGCTGCGCGGCGGCAACAGGAAGCCCGCGACGCAGCCGCCGCGCTGGGCGTGCCGGCCGGGCACCTGACTTTTTTAGGCTATCCAGACGACGGCCTGACCGCCATGAATTCTCTGAATTACACCCTGCCCTATACCTCGCCGCATACTGGGGCCAGCGCCGTTTATCTGGGCGGCGTGCAGACCCCCGGCGCGCCCTTTACCGGGCAGGCGCTGGAAGCCGACCTGAACCAGCTGCTGGACCGGGTGCGGCCCACCCGGGTGCTGGTGGCGGCTCCGCAGGACCACCACGGTGACCACCACACCCTGGGCTTCGTGGCGATGCGGCTGCTGGCCCAGCGCGGCCAGGAAGACCGCCTCACCTACTGGCTGGTGCACGGCGGGGTGGAATGGCCGCTGCCCAAGGGCGAATATCCTGAGTTGCCGCTGCGCCCGGCGCCGCTGGGCCGGCACCTGCCCTGGCAGCGCCTGGACCTGACCCCAGAAGAGCAGCAGCACAAGCGCGAGGCTATCCGGGCCTACCGCACCCAGACCGCAGTGCTGAACCGTTTTATGGAAGCCTTCGACCGGCGCAACGAACTGTTCAGCCCCCGCCCGCTGCCGGGGCCGGTGCCCCAGCCGGTGCCGACCGTGACCTCAGAGCCGGCTCAGCCGTAA
- a CDS encoding GNAT family N-acetyltransferase yields the protein MTVALRPPVPADLAALGEVAYQTGFFGESAARYFPDRRLFTLLWVWPYLHGAGGPGCLVAEVNGQVQGYILGNADPARYRQVVTQAGLLGAAASLGGEVYRPQDCWRYLLRLARHPAPHADERLYPAHLHINLLPGNRGLGLGKRLLGAHLDALRASGVPGVQLSTTAENVPALGLYRRLGFQELAHQESDLWTPWLGHPTAQIVMGLRLSRL from the coding sequence ATGACTGTGGCGCTGCGTCCCCCCGTTCCCGCCGACCTCGCCGCACTGGGCGAGGTGGCCTATCAGACCGGCTTTTTCGGAGAGAGCGCGGCGCGCTACTTTCCCGACCGGCGGCTGTTCACGCTGCTGTGGGTCTGGCCCTACCTGCACGGCGCCGGCGGCCCCGGCTGTCTGGTGGCCGAGGTGAATGGTCAGGTGCAAGGCTACATCCTGGGCAACGCCGACCCGGCACGTTACCGGCAGGTGGTCACGCAGGCGGGGCTGCTGGGCGCGGCGGCCAGCCTGGGCGGCGAAGTCTACCGGCCACAGGACTGCTGGCGCTATCTGCTGCGGCTGGCGCGGCACCCCGCTCCGCACGCCGACGAGCGGCTCTACCCGGCGCACCTGCACATCAACCTGCTGCCGGGCAACCGCGGCCTGGGCCTGGGCAAGCGGCTGCTGGGAGCCCACCTGGACGCCCTGCGGGCCAGCGGGGTTCCGGGCGTGCAGCTGTCCACCACAGCCGAGAATGTGCCGGCGCTGGGACTTTACCGCCGGCTGGGCTTCCAGGAGCTGGCCCACCAGGAATCGGACCTGTGGACACCCTGGCTGGGCCACCCCACCGCACAGATCGTGATGGGCTTACGGCTGAGCCGGCTCTGA
- a CDS encoding WecB/TagA/CpsF family glycosyltransferase — translation MTDQPPERLTLFDLPLDAPSLPDTLDILSGWIFAAEPAPHTVVTLNPEFVMDSRQDPEFVRVMQAADLVTADGVGIVWAARQLLGRELPRAPGVDIARGLMQRHGPDLRVFFLGGKPGEGAEMGVAERAAQNAFHDYGIQVAGHHHGYFKPAQDAEVAALIREAQPHLLLTGMGGGRQEKFNEAQRRAMQVPVAIGCGGTLDVLAGTAELAPEWTRRAGVEFVWRIASDRSRWGRAPKLAQFVPLVLAGKRR, via the coding sequence GTGACCGACCAGCCTCCCGAGCGCCTGACCCTTTTCGACCTGCCGCTGGACGCCCCCAGCCTGCCCGATACCCTGGACATCCTGAGCGGCTGGATATTTGCCGCAGAGCCGGCGCCGCACACCGTGGTCACGCTGAACCCGGAATTTGTGATGGACAGCCGCCAGGACCCCGAATTCGTACGGGTAATGCAGGCCGCCGACCTGGTGACTGCCGACGGCGTGGGCATTGTCTGGGCGGCGCGGCAGCTGCTGGGCCGCGAACTGCCGCGTGCACCGGGCGTGGATATTGCCCGGGGGCTGATGCAGCGGCATGGGCCGGACCTGCGGGTGTTTTTCCTGGGCGGCAAGCCGGGCGAGGGCGCTGAAATGGGCGTGGCTGAGCGAGCGGCGCAGAACGCCTTTCACGACTACGGCATCCAGGTGGCCGGGCATCACCACGGCTATTTCAAGCCTGCCCAGGACGCCGAGGTCGCCGCACTGATCCGGGAGGCCCAGCCCCACCTGCTGCTGACCGGCATGGGCGGCGGCCGGCAGGAAAAGTTCAATGAAGCTCAGCGCCGCGCCATGCAGGTGCCGGTCGCCATCGGCTGCGGCGGCACGCTGGACGTGCTGGCCGGCACCGCCGAGCTGGCCCCGGAATGGACCCGCCGGGCTGGTGTGGAATTCGTGTGGCGCATCGCTTCCGACCGCTCACGCTGGGGCCGTGCGCCCAAGCTGGCGCAGTTCGTGCCGCTCGTGCTGGCTGGGAAGCGGCGGTAG
- a CDS encoding RNA methyltransferase has product MTRPVSEQSDLSHASNLAIVLVSPKTPGNIGSAARAMLNMGASDLRLVAPRCDHLSKEARAFAVHAEELLEQAPVYATLAEALADRDLSVGTTARVRSDMPRPQHPAELRSRVRAASRPALVFGPEDTGLLNSDLEQCQATVRIPTADYASLNLAQAVLLVTYEFLQGGTEVSSGERKTATRDEMEGLYGHLVDMMHLTGYTDAMRARHTLRLWRLMLDRAQMSSAESRLFRGLLRQVQWKVEQGGEEGAATGEGSGVALLAELAADTDPGGAEAGAGKEDRRG; this is encoded by the coding sequence GTGACCCGTCCCGTTTCCGAACAGTCCGACCTGTCCCACGCTTCCAACCTCGCCATCGTGCTGGTGTCGCCCAAAACGCCGGGCAACATTGGCTCGGCGGCCCGCGCCATGCTGAATATGGGGGCCAGCGACCTGCGGCTGGTCGCGCCCCGCTGTGACCATCTCAGCAAGGAAGCCCGCGCTTTTGCCGTGCACGCTGAAGAGCTGCTGGAACAGGCCCCGGTCTACGCCACCTTGGCCGAAGCCCTGGCCGACCGTGACCTCAGCGTCGGCACCACCGCGCGGGTGCGCAGCGATATGCCCCGGCCCCAGCACCCGGCCGAGCTGCGTTCACGGGTGCGGGCGGCCAGCCGGCCGGCGCTGGTGTTCGGCCCCGAGGACACCGGTCTGCTGAATTCCGACCTGGAACAGTGCCAGGCCACCGTGCGGATTCCCACCGCCGACTATGCCAGCCTGAACCTGGCGCAGGCCGTGCTGCTGGTCACTTACGAGTTCCTGCAGGGCGGCACCGAGGTGTCCAGCGGCGAGCGCAAGACGGCCACCCGTGACGAGATGGAAGGGCTGTACGGGCATCTGGTGGACATGATGCACCTGACCGGCTACACCGACGCCATGCGCGCCCGGCACACCCTGCGGCTATGGCGGCTGATGCTGGACCGCGCCCAGATGTCCAGCGCCGAAAGCCGGCTGTTCCGTGGTCTGCTGCGGCAGGTGCAGTGGAAAGTGGAGCAGGGCGGGGAAGAAGGCGCGGCGACCGGCGAAGGGTCGGGCGTGGCCCTGCTGGCCGAACTGGCCGCCGACACCGACCCCGGGGGCGCAGAGGCTGGAGCCGGGAAGGAGGACCGGCGCGGGTGA
- a CDS encoding GAF domain-containing sensor histidine kinase: MSRLIPANLLAQREELLRKVLPPLIVVVVITVEVGISQLSNLQLEFWAHLLFYGFAGPTVTYFALDWIAEGARARTRAEAELRELYEELRRSHEQLQHIQALMRDLTEAGDLGAVLEVGARGAKRVSGAGQASVRLPGGLSAGAGSAAGARYPLRAELLSGGELELQLPRPPTPEDEALARSLAAEIGTAAQAAWQRTQDLMTLHSVDDSIRAERNMRRLLVRVTGTMAERAGATFRAAYLVDQDGVLRPETVQGPEGDLELLGGVPEFAQRAAQGDDPLRATSQEAAAFGPVGSAIGFPMRDEAGLVGVLVLGHTDPGALTEANLPLLALMASQAALGVRNARAYLYSEELAISDERTRIAREIHDGVAQSLAFCALKLDVVARQIHRDPQQAEQEVKEAGALLREQIQEVRRSIFALRPINLEKYGLLDTLRMYVQDFGEQNKLKTALDISGEVTLSKGDEAVLFRIVQESLNNVAKHAAASSVTVSLSGGPQWVQLRVQDDGRGFDPQQVSGRVSSAGGLGLTQMRERMDNRGGEYAVISQPGRGTLVEARLPQVG, translated from the coding sequence GTGAGCCGCCTGATTCCCGCCAATCTGCTGGCGCAGCGCGAGGAACTGCTGCGCAAAGTGCTGCCGCCACTGATTGTGGTGGTGGTGATTACGGTAGAGGTGGGCATCTCGCAGCTGAGCAACCTGCAGCTGGAATTCTGGGCGCACCTGCTGTTTTACGGCTTTGCCGGGCCCACCGTGACCTATTTCGCGCTGGACTGGATTGCCGAGGGTGCCCGCGCCCGCACCCGCGCCGAGGCCGAACTGCGCGAGCTGTACGAGGAACTGCGCCGCTCGCACGAGCAGCTGCAGCACATTCAGGCTCTGATGCGCGACCTGACCGAGGCCGGCGACCTGGGTGCGGTGCTGGAAGTGGGGGCGCGCGGGGCCAAGCGGGTGAGTGGGGCGGGGCAGGCTTCGGTGCGGCTGCCCGGCGGCCTCAGCGCCGGTGCGGGGAGCGCGGCGGGGGCCCGTTATCCGCTGCGGGCCGAGCTGCTTTCGGGAGGTGAGCTGGAGTTGCAGCTGCCCCGGCCGCCCACCCCCGAGGACGAGGCGCTGGCCCGTTCGCTGGCGGCCGAAATCGGCACGGCGGCGCAGGCGGCCTGGCAGCGCACCCAGGATCTGATGACCCTGCACTCGGTGGACGATTCGATCCGCGCCGAGCGCAACATGCGCCGGCTGCTGGTCCGGGTGACCGGCACCATGGCCGAGCGGGCCGGCGCCACTTTCCGCGCTGCCTATCTGGTGGATCAGGACGGCGTACTGCGCCCCGAAACGGTGCAGGGCCCGGAAGGTGACCTGGAACTGCTGGGCGGGGTGCCGGAATTCGCGCAGCGGGCGGCGCAGGGCGACGACCCCCTGCGGGCCACCTCACAGGAGGCGGCCGCGTTCGGTCCGGTGGGCAGCGCCATCGGCTTTCCTATGCGCGACGAGGCCGGACTGGTGGGCGTGCTGGTGCTGGGCCACACCGACCCCGGCGCCCTGACCGAGGCCAATCTGCCGCTGCTGGCGCTGATGGCGTCGCAGGCGGCGCTGGGCGTGCGCAACGCCCGCGCCTACCTCTACTCGGAGGAACTGGCGATCAGTGACGAGCGCACCCGCATCGCCCGCGAGATTCACGACGGCGTGGCGCAGTCGCTGGCGTTCTGCGCCCTCAAGCTGGACGTGGTGGCCCGGCAGATTCACCGCGACCCGCAGCAGGCCGAGCAGGAGGTCAAGGAGGCCGGCGCCCTGCTGCGCGAGCAGATTCAGGAAGTGCGCCGCTCCATCTTCGCGCTGCGGCCCATCAACCTGGAAAAATATGGCCTGCTGGACACCCTGCGAATGTACGTGCAGGACTTCGGTGAGCAGAACAAGCTGAAGACGGCCCTGGACATTTCCGGCGAGGTCACGCTCTCTAAAGGTGACGAGGCGGTGCTGTTCCGCATCGTGCAGGAAAGCCTCAACAACGTCGCCAAGCATGCGGCGGCCTCCAGCGTAACCGTCTCGCTGAGCGGAGGGCCGCAGTGGGTGCAGCTGCGCGTGCAAGACGATGGCCGCGGCTTTGACCCGCAGCAGGTGAGCGGGCGGGTCAGCAGTGCCGGGGGCCTGGGCCTGACCCAGATGCGCGAGCGAATGGACAACCGCGGCGGCGAGTACGCCGTCATCAGTCAGCCGGGACGCGGCACGCTGGTGGAAGCCCGGCTGCCGCAAGTAGGGTAG
- a CDS encoding transposase yields MYKQVSGERVRIFAQQVLDIPETLYQQRSLQASLHLFHSPGQKTNFSQAEGVSPSALSRFFNIYDWDSDRCWEEMQDTQWRMLLDAARHKRRPRLRLSVDLTTVEKVGTQLPYVSVYNGRHGIHLVVLFAENGELKFPISYRIYQGKHTSTPVTLALDLLEEVPDFVGKRFQVCVLADSGFESAVFLEGVQRLGFEFVVGVRSNRRTDHPGRVTVADCPHGGYVNLANWPLETLTLGRMDRGDREFFAVSSELLEGDEIVAEGAHRWGVESFFKEGKHQFGLAQFALRTARGLDRWILMVFLAFTLTMLYRSEDMTLKEAARLALHTLFPEVRLNHLLNQIQKEQEFLHQHGYSLSYARCKL; encoded by the coding sequence GTGTACAAACAGGTTTCAGGGGAGCGCGTCCGTATTTTCGCACAGCAGGTTCTGGATATTCCAGAGACGCTGTATCAGCAGCGAAGCTTGCAAGCTTCGCTGCACCTCTTCCACAGTCCAGGTCAGAAGACCAACTTCAGCCAAGCTGAGGGAGTCAGTCCCAGTGCACTCAGCCGTTTCTTCAACATCTATGACTGGGATTCAGACCGCTGCTGGGAAGAGATGCAGGACACCCAATGGCGCATGTTGCTGGACGCGGCTCGTCACAAACGCAGACCTCGTCTGCGTCTCAGTGTGGACCTGACCACGGTGGAAAAGGTGGGGACTCAACTGCCCTACGTCAGCGTCTACAACGGCAGGCACGGCATCCATCTGGTGGTCTTGTTCGCCGAAAATGGGGAACTGAAGTTCCCCATTTCTTACCGGATCTACCAGGGCAAGCACACCAGCACCCCGGTCACACTGGCCCTCGACTTGCTGGAAGAGGTGCCAGACTTCGTGGGGAAACGCTTTCAGGTCTGCGTACTGGCGGACAGCGGATTCGAATCCGCTGTCTTTCTGGAAGGTGTGCAGCGTCTCGGTTTCGAGTTCGTGGTGGGTGTGCGGAGCAACCGACGCACGGATCATCCTGGGCGGGTGACGGTTGCGGACTGTCCGCATGGGGGGTACGTCAACCTCGCCAACTGGCCTCTGGAAACGCTGACCCTGGGGAGGATGGACCGTGGGGACCGTGAATTCTTCGCGGTGTCATCCGAGCTGCTGGAGGGGGACGAGATCGTTGCTGAGGGTGCGCATCGCTGGGGGGTGGAATCCTTCTTTAAGGAGGGAAAGCATCAGTTTGGGTTGGCGCAGTTCGCGCTGCGAACTGCCAGGGGTCTGGACCGCTGGATTCTGATGGTCTTCCTGGCCTTCACCCTGACCATGCTGTACCGCTCTGAGGACATGACCCTGAAAGAGGCAGCCCGCTTGGCCCTACATACCCTCTTCCCCGAAGTCAGGCTGAACCACCTGCTGAACCAAATTCAAAAAGAGCAAGAATTCCTCCACCAGCACGGCTATTCGCTCAGCTATGCAAGGTGCAAGTTATGA
- a CDS encoding DUF3809 domain-containing protein — MMQFGAQQTFTLHHPGAPAAALAWAQAAEQSLGQVTFLQDVQLSGQAPDPRLLSGELKVPVPLLGDITLPFLSELALTPAGATLTPQPLPERRGWVEVRGLAAVGPAAAGGSGTPVELSFDFQAFLRLPDSGNVGGVAFEKMVRATAQRTLKRVMAELPGQLQASMSQ; from the coding sequence ATGATGCAGTTCGGCGCGCAGCAGACCTTTACCCTGCATCACCCGGGCGCCCCGGCCGCCGCGCTGGCCTGGGCGCAGGCGGCTGAGCAGTCGCTGGGGCAGGTCACTTTCCTGCAAGATGTGCAGCTGAGCGGGCAGGCACCGGACCCCCGGCTGCTGAGCGGCGAGCTGAAAGTGCCGGTGCCGCTGCTGGGCGACATCACTCTGCCGTTTCTGAGCGAGCTGGCCCTCACCCCCGCCGGCGCAACGCTTACCCCCCAGCCACTCCCCGAGCGGCGCGGCTGGGTAGAGGTACGCGGGCTGGCGGCAGTGGGCCCAGCAGCAGCGGGAGGCAGCGGCACCCCGGTCGAACTGAGTTTCGATTTTCAGGCCTTTTTGCGCCTGCCCGACAGTGGCAACGTGGGTGGCGTGGCCTTCGAGAAAATGGTGCGGGCCACCGCGCAGCGCACCCTGAAACGGGTGATGGCCGAACTGCCGGGGCAACTGCAGGCCAGCATGAGCCAGTAA
- a CDS encoding DUF3248 domain-containing protein, with translation MTDQNPPQGTSESVRLTPQQLDALGQHLVWRIGRDDLTDEVVVRVGLASAAGQFAALSRLRSVPDADLEQALASGQIRLEWVE, from the coding sequence ATGACCGACCAGAACCCGCCACAGGGCACCAGCGAAAGCGTCCGGCTGACCCCGCAGCAGCTGGACGCTCTAGGGCAGCATTTGGTGTGGCGCATCGGCCGCGACGACCTGACCGACGAGGTGGTGGTGCGGGTGGGGCTGGCCAGTGCCGCCGGGCAGTTCGCAGCGCTTAGCCGCCTGCGCAGTGTGCCCGATGCCGATCTGGAACAGGCGCTGGCCAGCGGCCAGATCCGGCTGGAGTGGGTGGAATGA
- the purD gene encoding phosphoribosylamine--glycine ligase, translating into MRVLVVGSGAREHAIAQACAGKGHRVLCTPGNPGIAQVAEVVHWPQDNASLVALAQEHGAELVIVGPEAYLAQGLADELRAAGIPTFGPGQAAAQIESDKAWSKAFMTRHGVPTAAHRSFETLDAALAHLGTCGLPVVIKDAGLQAGKGVTIVRNHQEGRDALRAIFAQQNAAAVIEDFMTGQEVSVLAMTDGEHFALTLPSQDHKTIWEGDTGPMTGGMGVICPFPVEDAEMDIIRRDIIERTLQGLREEGLPFCGVLYAGLMLTPDGPKVVEFNARFGDPEAEAVLPLLESDLAAHALAAAQGQLNPDELRWSTGASAVVILAAPGYPGAPQKGIPLQLPPTGTGEYIFHAGTAEQDGQLVSSGGRVLAVTATADTLPDALSRAYALADQVGFEGAQLRRDIGFRIGLRGDEAPAPAPEQRP; encoded by the coding sequence ATGAGGGTGCTGGTAGTAGGCAGTGGCGCCCGCGAGCACGCCATCGCGCAGGCCTGCGCCGGCAAAGGCCACCGCGTGCTGTGTACCCCCGGCAACCCCGGCATTGCCCAGGTGGCCGAGGTCGTTCACTGGCCGCAGGACAACGCCAGTCTGGTCGCGCTGGCGCAGGAACATGGCGCCGAACTGGTCATCGTGGGCCCCGAAGCCTACCTAGCCCAGGGCCTGGCCGACGAGCTGCGGGCGGCTGGCATTCCCACTTTCGGGCCAGGGCAGGCCGCCGCGCAGATTGAAAGCGACAAGGCCTGGAGCAAAGCTTTCATGACGCGCCACGGGGTGCCCACTGCCGCGCACCGCTCGTTCGAGACGCTGGACGCCGCGCTGGCCCACCTGGGGACCTGCGGCCTGCCGGTCGTCATCAAGGACGCGGGGCTGCAGGCCGGCAAGGGCGTGACCATCGTCCGCAACCATCAGGAGGGCCGCGACGCGCTGCGGGCCATCTTCGCGCAGCAAAACGCCGCCGCCGTGATCGAGGACTTCATGACCGGGCAGGAAGTCTCGGTGCTGGCCATGACCGACGGCGAACACTTTGCGCTGACCCTGCCCAGCCAGGACCACAAGACCATCTGGGAAGGCGACACTGGCCCCATGACCGGCGGCATGGGCGTCATCTGCCCTTTCCCGGTCGAGGACGCCGAGATGGACATCATTCGCCGCGACATCATTGAGCGGACCCTGCAGGGTCTGCGCGAAGAGGGCCTGCCGTTTTGCGGCGTGCTGTACGCCGGGCTGATGCTGACCCCGGACGGGCCGAAAGTGGTCGAATTCAACGCCCGCTTCGGTGACCCGGAAGCTGAAGCGGTCCTGCCGCTGCTGGAAAGCGACCTGGCCGCACACGCCCTAGCGGCCGCACAGGGCCAGCTGAACCCTGACGAGCTGCGCTGGAGCACAGGAGCCAGCGCCGTGGTCATTCTGGCGGCGCCCGGCTACCCCGGCGCCCCGCAAAAAGGCATTCCGCTGCAGTTGCCGCCCACCGGCACAGGTGAGTACATCTTCCACGCCGGCACCGCCGAGCAGGACGGTCAGCTGGTCAGCAGCGGCGGGCGGGTGCTGGCGGTGACCGCCACGGCAGACACCTTGCCGGACGCGCTGAGCCGGGCCTACGCCCTGGCAGATCAGGTGGGCTTTGAGGGTGCGCAGCTGCGCCGCGATATCGGCTTCCGGATCGGCCTGCGCGGCGATGAAGCACCTGCCCCGGCGCCGGAGCAGCGACCATGA
- a CDS encoding MBL fold metallo-hydrolase, with product MQNFEPQTIDLNFQDTPGVVAVYAWDTGDGLALVDTGPGSTLDALEAGLGRLGAGFDDVRHVLLTHIHFDHAGAAGRLLELSPRARVYVQEHGARHLVNPERLYASAGQIYGDQMEALWGEMRPLDADRLTALAGGETLRLGRAEVRPFYTPGHAIHHLAYQAGDELYTGDVGGVRLDPRQPSRPPTPPPDIDLAAWRQSAATLRELDVRRLHLAHFGSYPQAPEHWDALLDNLEREAEWMREQLQQGREPGELYEPFTEWVLDEIDRSVPGLSAAYRFASPPAMNVMGLARYWTRRWKKEQAQGGQA from the coding sequence ATGCAGAACTTCGAACCGCAGACCATTGATCTGAACTTTCAGGACACGCCCGGTGTGGTGGCCGTCTATGCCTGGGACACCGGCGACGGCCTGGCCCTAGTAGACACCGGCCCCGGCAGCACCCTGGACGCCCTGGAAGCCGGGCTGGGCCGCCTGGGCGCGGGCTTTGACGATGTGCGCCACGTGCTGCTGACCCATATTCACTTTGACCATGCCGGCGCGGCGGGACGGCTGCTGGAACTCTCGCCACGGGCGCGGGTCTACGTGCAGGAACATGGTGCGCGGCATCTGGTGAATCCCGAGCGGCTGTATGCCAGCGCCGGGCAGATTTACGGTGACCAGATGGAAGCGCTGTGGGGCGAGATGCGCCCGCTGGACGCCGACCGGCTGACCGCGCTGGCTGGCGGCGAAACGCTGCGACTGGGCCGGGCCGAGGTGCGCCCCTTTTACACGCCGGGGCACGCCATCCACCACCTGGCCTATCAGGCCGGTGACGAGCTGTACACCGGCGACGTGGGCGGTGTGCGGCTGGACCCGCGCCAGCCGTCCCGGCCCCCCACTCCGCCCCCGGACATTGACCTGGCGGCCTGGCGGCAGAGCGCAGCGACCCTGCGCGAGCTGGATGTGCGCCGGCTGCATCTGGCACACTTTGGCAGCTACCCGCAGGCGCCGGAACACTGGGACGCCCTGCTGGACAACCTGGAGCGGGAAGCGGAATGGATGCGCGAGCAGTTGCAGCAGGGCCGCGAGCCCGGCGAGCTGTACGAGCCTTTTACCGAGTGGGTGCTGGACGAGATTGACCGGAGCGTGCCGGGGCTGTCGGCGGCTTACCGCTTCGCCTCGCCGCCCGCCATGAATGTGATGGGCCTGGCCCGCTACTGGACCCGGCGCTGGAAAAAAGAACAAGCACAGGGAGGTCAGGCATGA